A stretch of Rhinoraja longicauda isolate Sanriku21f unplaced genomic scaffold, sRhiLon1.1 Scf000123, whole genome shotgun sequence DNA encodes these proteins:
- the LOC144590086 gene encoding lysophosphatidic acid receptor 5-like: MDWSNETEPLPQCKDHDKMHHLQLAWHGAVLALGLPLNVISLWFFLRVLRLRSVVTIYMTNLAVCDLLFTLALPLRLYYYANHLWNLGDVPCQLAGSLFQLNMYGSCLFLAAINVDRFLALAHPLRSRPFRRPWLAWKVCGAVWALIVLGSVPVALAHDTSRCLGANSSQVEVRCFESFSGVAWKKKLLPLVVLAETLGFLLPLSAVLYCSVRILGALAGTGTGEQGERAGGSRRRRKKTILLLLANALIFVACFVPYNLALGVYALSRSELAPLAPHSQKQLRQALQLTVLLSGTNCCLDPLVYYYTTEGFRATMRAGASAWSGGKSGLLKGKGDRGEGTHGAGRGRWEGLAESGV, from the coding sequence ATGGACTGGAGCAACGAGACGGAGCCTTTGCCCCAGTGCAAGGACCATGATAAAATGCACCATCTCCAGTTGGCATGGCATGGAGCAGTTCTTGCCCTGGGCCTGCCTCTCAATGTCATCTCCCTGTGGTTCTTCCTCAGAGTTCTCCGTCTCCGCTCGGTGGTGACCATCTACATGACCAACCTGGCAGTGTGCGACCTGCTGTTCACCCTGGCACTGCCCCTTCGGCTTTACTACTACGCCAACCACCTGTGGAACCTGGGCGATGTCCCATGCCAACTGGCTGGCTCCCTCTTCCAGCTCAACATGTACGGCAGCTGCCTCTTCCTGGCTGCCATCAACGTTGACCGGTTCCTGGCGCTGGCTCATCCACTGCGATCCCGGCCTTTCCGGCGGCCATGGCTGGCCTGGAAGGTGTGTGGGGCAGTCTGGGCCCTGATCGTCCTTGGCTCAGTGCCAGTGGCCCTAGCCCACGACACCAGCCGCTGCCTGGGTGCCAACAGCAGCCAGGTGGAGGTGCGTTGCTTCGAGAGCTTCTCCGGGGTGGCCTGGAAGAAGAAGCTCCTTCCCCTGGTGGTGCTGGCCGAGACCCTGGGATTCCTCCTACCCCTCTCCGCCGTCCTTTACTGCTCCGTGCGGATCCTGGGGGCTCTGGCTGGGACCGGCACGGGGGAGCAGGGCGAGAGGGCGGGTGGGAGCAGGAGAAGAAGGAAGAAGACCATCTTACTGCTCCTAGCCAACGCGCTGATCTTCGTAGCCTGCTTCGTCCCGTACAACCTGGCCCTGGGAGTGTACGCCTTGTCCCGCTCAGAGTTGGCCCCCCTTGCTCCACATTCCCAGAAACAACTCCGCCAGGCACTCCAGCTCACCGTCCTTCTCTCCGGAACCAACTGCTGCCTGGACCCTTTGGTTTACTACTACACCACCGAGGGGTTCCGGGCCACCATGCGGGCCGGGGCTTCTGCCTGGAGTGGTGGCAAGTCCGGGCTGCTAAAGGGGAaaggggatagaggggaggggacgcatggggcggggaggggaaggtgggaaggCTTGGCCGAGAGCGGGGTGTGa